A window of Zingiber officinale cultivar Zhangliang chromosome 5A, Zo_v1.1, whole genome shotgun sequence contains these coding sequences:
- the LOC121982426 gene encoding dr1-associated corepressor-like: MRKKLGTRFPASRIKKIMQADEDVGKIAMAVPLLVSKALELFLQDLCDRTYEITLQRGAKTLNSSHLKQCVKTYSAYDFLTGVVNKVPNLGGMEPSEDDKGIGRRRKTHTHGDEAENGEDLQLRAAKMATRNANVNPRGRGRGRGRGRPPSKPREERYVKCEDDDIMLGDQDEEAPVEQPEQSQGVEKQNNPVGIHPSSISISTIGGAATSAAAETTKTDETPGWPLPDGVGSIGIEPSRLVQLTMQIDNDDEDYDNED, translated from the exons TCAAGAATAAAAAAGATAATGCAGGCAGATGAAGATGTTGGCAAGATTGCCATGGCCGTGCCTCTTCTTGTTT CAAAGGCTTTGGAGTTGTTCTTGCAAGATCTTTGTGACCGAACATATGAAATTACTCTTCAAAGAGGAGCCAAGACCTTGAATTCTTCACATTT AAAACAATGTGTGAAGACTTATAGTGCTTATGATTTCTTAACTGGTGTTGTCAACAAGGTACCAAACCTTGGTGGCATGGAGCCTTCTGAAGATGACAAGGGAATCGGTCGGAGAAG GAAGACACACACACATGGGGATGAAGCTGAGAACGGTGAGGACCTTCAGTTGAGAGCAGCCAAGATG GCTACGAGGAATGCTAATGTTAACCCCAGAGGGCGTGGCAGAGGTAGAGGAAGAGGCCGACCACCCTCAAAGCCAAGAGAAGAAAGGTATGTGAAATGTGAAGACGATGACATTATGTTGGGCGACCAAGACGAGGAGGCCCCTGTCGAACAACCCGAGCAGTCCCAAGGAGTGGAGAAGCAGAACAACCCTGTCGGCATACATCCTTCCTCGATTTCGATTTCCACCATAGGGGGAGCTGCAACATCCGCTGCTGCAGAGACGACTAAGACAGACGAAACACCTGGTTGGCCGCTTCCTGATGGGGTAGGCAGCATTGGAATAGAACCATCCCGGCTTGTACAATTAACAATGCAGATAGACAATGATGATGAAGATTATGACAATGAAGATTAG